A genomic region of Papaver somniferum cultivar HN1 chromosome 7, ASM357369v1, whole genome shotgun sequence contains the following coding sequences:
- the LOC113298296 gene encoding ras-related protein Rab5-like, which translates to MATIGNNNLNAKLVLLGDMGAGKSSLVLRFVKGQFLEFQESTIGAAFFSQTLAVNDATVKFEIWDTAGQERYHSLAPMYYRGAAAAIIVYDITSTESFTRAKKWVQELQKQGNPNMVMALAGNKADLEEKRKVTAEEARVYAEENGLFFMETSAKTAINVNDIFYEIAKKLPRAQPAQNPTGMVLVDRPAERSQAASCCSS; encoded by the exons ATGGCTACAATTGGGAACAACAATCTTAATGCGAAACTT GTTTTGCTTGGTGATATGGGAGCAGGTAAATCAAGTCTTGTTTTGCGATTCGTCAAAGGTCAATTTCTCGAGTTTCAG GAATCAACAATTGGAGCAGCGTTTTTCTCACAGACGTTGGCTGTGAATGATGCAACTGTTAAATTTGAGATTTGGGATACGGCTGGTCAAGAGAGATATCATAGCTTGGCTCCTATGTACTACAGAGGAGCTGCTGCTGCAATAATTGTTTACGACATAACTAGCACG GAGTCTTTCACGCGTGCAAAGAAGTGGGTGCAAGAACTACAGAAACAAG GTAACCCCAACATGGTTATGGCACTTGCTGGAAATAAAGCCGACTTAGAAGAAAAAAGGAAGGTGACAGCTGAG GAAGCTCGTGTTTATGCCGAAGAGAATGGTCTTTTCTTCATGGAGACCTCTGCAAAGACTGCTATCAACGTCAACGACATATTCTATGAAATAG CAAAGAAGTTGCCCCGTGCTCAACCTGCACAAAACCCAACAGGGATGGTTCTTGTAGACAGACCAGCAGAAAGATCCCAAGCTGCATCATGCTGTTCCTCCTAA